In Salvelinus sp. IW2-2015 linkage group LG23, ASM291031v2, whole genome shotgun sequence, a genomic segment contains:
- the LOC111950118 gene encoding uncharacterized protein C11orf87 homolog, which produces MTNKESEGLGLSIPLCIYNGASQTNGTCMDQIGRFFQPFSSTFALMVLVAMIIGIILVSLAAFHFNKRRMKKRKIQRAQEEYERDNLSPSTKAKREPTRPCIIVRPSPRDGEHRPHSAVQNTSCHIQEDVGTLPITNNASELDMAHIEQGDGQVLETVVLS; this is translated from the coding sequence ATGACAAACAAGGAGTCCGAGGGTTTGGGTCTCTCCATACCACTGTGCATCTACAACGGAGCTTCCCAAACCAATGGTACCTGCATGGACCAAATTGGCCGCTTCTTCCAACCGTTCTCCTCGACCTTTGCGCTCATGGTACTGGTGGCCATGATAATTGGGATAATATTGGTTTCCCTGGCAGCATTTCACTTTAACAAGAGGAGAATGAAGAAGAGGAAGATCCAACGTGCCCAGGAGGAATACGAGCGTGACAACCTCAGCCCGTCCACCAAGGCGAAGAGAGAGCCTACGAGACCATGTATTATTGTCCGACCGTCGCCTCGAGATGGCGAACACCGGCCACACTCCGCTGTCCAAAATACCAGTTGTCACATTCAGGAGGACGTCGGTACCTTACCCATTACAAATAATGCGTCAGAATTGGATATGGCACACATTGAGCAAGGAGACGGACAAGTGCTGGAAACAGTCGTCTTGTCTTGA